Proteins encoded within one genomic window of Ovis aries strain OAR_USU_Benz2616 breed Rambouillet chromosome 1, ARS-UI_Ramb_v3.0, whole genome shotgun sequence:
- the DNMT3L gene encoding DNA (cytosine-5)-methyltransferase 3-like isoform X2 produces MCAPCKDKFLECLFLYDDDGYQSYCSICCAGETLLICENPDCTRCYCFECVDTLVGPGTSGKVHAMSYWVCFLCLPFPRSGLLQRRRKWRTWLKAFYDREAENPLEMYKTVPVWKREPIRVLSLFGDIKKGWYVYQFHRILQYARPLPGSPQPFFWMFVDNLVLTEEDLDVATRFLETDPVTIQDVRGRTVQNAVRVWSNIPAVKSRHSALVSQEELSLLAQDRQRVKPLAQGPATLVKNCFLPLREYFKYFSTELTSSL; encoded by the exons ATGTGTGCTCCGTGCAAG GACAAGTTCCTGGAGTGCCTCTTCCTGTATGACGACGACGGGTACCAGTCTTACTGCTCCATCTGCTGCGCCGGGGAGACGCTGCTCATCTGCGAGAATCCCGACTGCACCCG ATGCTACTGTTTCGAGTGCGTCGACACCCTGGTTGGCCCCGGGACCTCGGGGAAGGTTCACGCCATGAGCTACTGGGTCTGCTTCCTTTGCCTGCCCTTCCCCCGGAGTGGGCTGCTGCAGAGAAGGAGGAAGTGGCGGACGTGGCTGAAGGCCTTTTATGACCGGGAGGCG gagaaTCCCCTTGAGATGTACAAAACTGTGCCTGTGTGGAAGAGAGAGCCCATCCGGGTGCTATCCCTTTTTGGGGACATCAAGAAAG GGTGGTACGTGTACCAGTTCCACCGCATTCTGCAGTACGCGAGGCCCCTGCCTGGCAGCCCCCAGCCCTTCTTCTGGATGTTCGTGGACAACCTGGTGCTCACGGAGGAGGACCTGGATGTGGCCACTCGCTTCCTGGAG ACTGACCCGGTGACCATCCAGGATGTCCGCGGCAGGACTGTCCAGAACGCTGTGCGCGTGTGGAGCAACATCCCTGCTGTGAAGAG CAGGCACTCGGCTCTGGTGTCCCAGGAGGAACTCTCCCTACTGGCTCAGGACAGGCAGCGAGTGAAGCCCCTTGCCCAGGGCCCGGCCACGCTGGTGAAGAATTGCTTTCTCCCCCTGAGAGAGTATTTCAAGTATTTTTCAACAGAACTCACTTCCTCTTTATGA
- the DNMT3L gene encoding DNA (cytosine-5)-methyltransferase 3-like isoform X1, with protein MCAPCKDKFLECLFLYDDDGYQSYCSICCAGETLLICENPDCTRCYCFECVDTLVGPGTSGKVHAMSYWVCFLCLPFPRSGLLQRRRKWRTWLKAFYDREAENPLEMYKTVPVWKREPIRVLSLFGDIKKELTSLGFLEDGSKPGRLKHLDDVTNVVRRDIDEWGPFDLTYGSTPALGHTCDHPPGWYVYQFHRILQYARPLPGSPQPFFWMFVDNLVLTEEDLDVATRFLETDPVTIQDVRGRTVQNAVRVWSNIPAVKSRHSALVSQEELSLLAQDRQRVKPLAQGPATLVKNCFLPLREYFKYFSTELTSSL; from the exons ATGTGTGCTCCGTGCAAG GACAAGTTCCTGGAGTGCCTCTTCCTGTATGACGACGACGGGTACCAGTCTTACTGCTCCATCTGCTGCGCCGGGGAGACGCTGCTCATCTGCGAGAATCCCGACTGCACCCG ATGCTACTGTTTCGAGTGCGTCGACACCCTGGTTGGCCCCGGGACCTCGGGGAAGGTTCACGCCATGAGCTACTGGGTCTGCTTCCTTTGCCTGCCCTTCCCCCGGAGTGGGCTGCTGCAGAGAAGGAGGAAGTGGCGGACGTGGCTGAAGGCCTTTTATGACCGGGAGGCG gagaaTCCCCTTGAGATGTACAAAACTGTGCCTGTGTGGAAGAGAGAGCCCATCCGGGTGCTATCCCTTTTTGGGGACATCAAGAAAG AGCTGACGAGTCTGGGCTTTTTGGAAGATGGTTCTAAGCCGGGAAGATTGAAACATTTGGATGACGTCACCAACGTAGTGAGGAGGGAC ATAGATGAGTGGGGCCCCTTCGACCTCACCTATGGCTCCACGCCCGCCCTGGGCCACACCTGCGACCATCCCCCGG GGTGGTACGTGTACCAGTTCCACCGCATTCTGCAGTACGCGAGGCCCCTGCCTGGCAGCCCCCAGCCCTTCTTCTGGATGTTCGTGGACAACCTGGTGCTCACGGAGGAGGACCTGGATGTGGCCACTCGCTTCCTGGAG ACTGACCCGGTGACCATCCAGGATGTCCGCGGCAGGACTGTCCAGAACGCTGTGCGCGTGTGGAGCAACATCCCTGCTGTGAAGAG CAGGCACTCGGCTCTGGTGTCCCAGGAGGAACTCTCCCTACTGGCTCAGGACAGGCAGCGAGTGAAGCCCCTTGCCCAGGGCCCGGCCACGCTGGTGAAGAATTGCTTTCTCCCCCTGAGAGAGTATTTCAAGTATTTTTCAACAGAACTCACTTCCTCTTTATGA